The Aspergillus flavus chromosome 6, complete sequence nucleotide sequence TCCGCAGCTGTCTCTCCGTTTCTAGGTTCCTGTTGGCTTCAGCAAGCTGAAGGTTGGCTGTGGATGCTGCCTTCTCAGCATTCCTACAGGCTTTGCGCTCCCTATTTGCTTCATGATTTAAGTCTTCCAAGCTCAACGAaagtttttctttctgtttctccaGCGATGTAATCGTAAGTTGAAGATCCCCTAGCTGGCGGCTCAGCTTCTTACTATCCTCCTCTAgttttgctttctctctttggAGAGTTGTAACTCGGAGACGTGAGTTTTCGCTCGCCTTCGAGTTGGATCTAGCAATATCGAGATTCTTTTGTTGGATCTTGGTTAACAACGCCCGGTTGTCGTTTTCCGATGCAGTGAGTCGGCCCTTAAGAGTTACTAATTCGCGCTCCAGTCGTTCCTTGTGTTGGTCATGGCGAATGCGGAAGTTGTCAGATTCAGCGATCGCGTTAGTTAACTCCTGCACCCTGATTGAAAGCCGCTCTCTCTCTGCCTCGATCTCATCTACCTGACGCGACTTCTCGTCGAGGTCCTTTCGCACACTATCCAGTCGTTCGTTGGCCTGGTTTTTGATGTTTCGTTCAATCTCAGCTTCCGCATTCAGACGAGCATTTTCTACGCTAGTGAAGCGATCTCGTAGCTTGATTAGCTCAGTCTGAAGCTCTTTCCGCGATTGCTCGGCAGCGAGGCGGGCCTCGGTGGCACGGCGGAGTGTATCTTGCTGGATGTACATCTCCTTTTCGATGATTATCTTTGAATCATTGAGGGATGTGTACTTATCACGTAACTCAGTAAGATTGTGCTCCGCAAGCATCTGAACATCATCTCTTGATTGACGCTCTCGACTGAGGTCCGCTTGTGCCTGGAACAACTGTTCCTTCAGGTCATGGATCTGCTGCTCCAAAAGCTTCCGGCTCTCCACAGCTTCTGCATCCTCAGAGATCTTTTCGTCGAGGAGCTTTTTGACATCTGTGAGCTCTCTCTCTAGATGGGCCTTTTCTGATCTCATAGCGTCCGTCTCTGCTTGGAGCTCTCGTAGACGTTTTTGCATGTTGTCGTGGCGAGTCGAAAGAGATGTCCTCTCGGTTTCTAATTGCTGCTTATCCTCCTCATGTCTTCTTACATCGTTTCGCAGAACAGCCATCTCACTCTCTTTGCGTCTGAGCATCTCCTCATATCCTGTAGAAGTTACAGAGAGATCAGAAATCTGCTGGCGGATCGAGCGGTTCTCGTCGATCAAGTCCTTAACTTGCTTTTTCGACTGATCCAGCTCTTTGGATGTGTTAGCTAGCTTAATATCAAGGTCCTGATCCACTTTCAATAGCTTGGCTTCCAACTCTTGAACCTTCCGGTCTTTCAAGGTGAGGTGGCTCTGTAGCATTTTCAACTCTTGGTCTAGTTCTTTGATGTTGCCATCTTTCTGGGCAGAAATCTGTTCGGCCTCTAACAATCTACGGTCAATTTCTTCAAGATGTGCCTGCATCTCATGTTTCTCGGCTTCAAAACGTTGTATGATCTCCCCAGCTTGCTCCAGTTGTGTTATTCGTGTGTGGAGCTCCTCATCGCATCTCTTTTTTGCTGCGATCAGTTCGTCTAATTGGTCCTCAAGGCTTTCCTGGTCCGCAATCGCACCAGCTAATTTTTCGCTCAGCTCAACTTCTCGCATCTGAAGTCTCTTGAATATCTCCTCCTTGTCCAGAGCTAGAGCTCTTTCGCTCTCCAGAGTTTGTTGGATCTTTTGGATCTCTATCTCTGTGCGGCGCCTTTCTTCGTCCAGCTTTTGGCGGTCTGCAAGGTCCTGCTTGGCTTTTGTTTCCAACTGTTGGATTTTTTCATCTCTCTTTTTGACTTCGTTAGCCGTCCGTGTTTCTCCAAGCAGGGGTTTCATTCGAGAAAACAACCGCCACCAAGGATTTGCTTTCAGTTTGAGATAGACCCCAAAGTTTTGCTGGATGATCCGAGTTGCCTCAGCTCGATACAGGCGTTTGTTAGAGATACGACGCTGCACGAAACCTCGAGCCATTGACTGGAAACGTGTCATGATGGAACGAATAAGTTCGTCTCGTTTCTCTTCTAACTCAGCTAGCACACCGGCCCGGAAGAATACCTTCGTTCGGCCGACGCGGTACCAGGTTGGATCCAGGCCTAATTTGTCCAACATCATTTGAGCAATGCTTTGTCCATCCAAGTAACCTTTGGACACATTGCGGCAGAGCACTTCATATCGCTGACGGAACTCGGCAAATGACAGCCGGTTGGGGAACCCCGTACGAGCAATTCTGATTCCCTCCAATACACCATTACATCGTAGCTGATCTAGAACAAGGGGGGCGTTGAACATCTTCGGCCTCTTCTTGTGATTGGGAATGATGCATCGAACGAAATGAGGATGAGTCGAGTTCAGCGAAGACATCAAACTTGACAACTGCTCCTTGTGCCTCTGAGCAACTGTACGGAATAGTCCCTTTTTAACCCGGCTCTTAGAGTAATCGGCCTCGTCATCCGGGTCTCCGCAGTCCGAAAACAAGTTCGCAACGTGCCTATCTGTCGAAGCTGCGAGCAGACGGGTCACGTTGTCATTCAGTGggtctttgttcttttcaaGCCAACCATTGGTATCGTACTCTACCTCAGAGGCATAGTGAGTGAGGATGAATCCCTGGCTCAACCGGGAGGCACGATACTTGGGAGACTTGCGGTCCCAGAGCGAATGTAGCTTTTCCGTGAAGGATTTGTCAGTTGCTTTTGGCATGACACAATCCTCGTCCAAGCACGAGAAAATACCAATTGGGTTAGTTAGCTCAATCAGATCAATTGTCGGCTGCAAATCTTTCCCGAAGTCAATGAATTGCCATTCTATCTGCTCCTTCGCATACTCCTCCTGCTCCAAGACAAACATGTGGTGATTAAAGAACTGCTGCAGCTTCTCGTTGGTATAGTTGATACACAGCTGTTCAAAACTATTGTTCTGAAATATCTCGAACCCTGCTATATCAAGGACGCCGATAAAATAACTGTCATCGCTAGTGGTGGCACTGCGATCTAGCCGTTGGTTGATACGATTGACAAGATTTCCGAAAGAGCGTTCGTATATTCCCTTTGCAAGAGCATCAAGGGCAAGTCGGACCTGTTCTGGCGTTTGGACCTTCTCCACCCATTCGCGACCCGCCTTCACTCTTGGATGAAGTAAGCCTTTCACAAAAGGCTTCGAAGGTATTCCCAGCAACTGACAGGCCTTTTCCACGCTTCTCAATGCATCAGGCCCCAAGGCCGCCTGATCAGCACGCAGGCTCTCCTTGACAATGGCCACATTTCCTAGGTGAAGAACGGCCGAGATCGTGCGAAGGATATGCATCTGCTCGTCTTCTGAGAAATCCATAATATGAAATGCCTCAAGCAACGCATTccattcttcatcatctgataCTCCGATAATGCTGTCGTTTCCATCTCTTGTATACGCGAAGTCACCAATCCCAAGACCAGATAGCAGCAAGCTTTCTCTTAAGGCTGGATCTGCACCCCGCAATAATTGGTAAAAGATGTGGTAGTTTCGCTCCTGAGAGTTAGGCTTCACGACGCGGGACTTTTCCAAAAGGTACCAGTCAATCCATGCGCCAGAGATCTGACCTGAACGGGTGAATTCGATTCGAATAAATTTGCCGAAGCGGGAAGAATTGTTGTTTCTCACTGTCTGGGCATTACCGAAAGCTTCAAGTATTGGATTTGCCCGTAATATTTGTTGAGACAGAATAGACAATTGCTTGGTCCCCGAGCGAGCATGTGGTGTATCAGACGTTGCGACTGCTGCAAGGTATTGGATAACTTTTTTGGTATTCTCTGTCTTGCCAGCTCCAGattctcctcttcacttgCATGTCAGCATGGATCCTGGGCTCGCCTAATTGGCTGAGAAACATACGTTACAAGAATACTCTGGTTCTCGCCCTCTTCCACCAGGTTTCGAAATGCCTCGTCTGCCATTGCGAAAATATGGGGTCGAGTTTCCTCTCTGCTCCGTCCTTTGTACATTTTCACATATTCGTTGGAGTAGATCGGTAACGGGCAATAAGGATTTACTGTGACAAGGAAAAGTCCGGAATAGGTCTAAGAGTCAAAAGGTCAGCTTGTTTCGTCTGTGGAACTCCTGAAATAGACAATACTGACATATATCATATCAGCTTGGTATCTAGTGTGCAGGTTATGCACCACTGAACCTTCGTTCAGGTGAGTAAGCTCGGCCATATCGTCCGCTTTGTCGAATTTCGCCGGGTTGACCTTGTCAATTTGATCCGCATCTACCTCGCGTTGCTGATAATCTGTAAGCAACCACGACATCACTCTAAGGATAGTGTTCATACCTCGCCATCGTCACTCTGTACAAGAAGCTTTCCATTGGCTCTTTCTTCCAGTATAAGTCCTCGTATAAATGCCTTTTCAGGATCACGTAGCCAGACGTATTTATTCCCGGAAAAGTCATTATCACCTTCAAGCCCGCGGATTTGGTCTGCTCCACGTTGAAGTTCCTCCGACTTGATGAACTCCGGTGCGAATGTCCCTGATGTGACATCATTCCGCAAAGAATTAGACCTTTGACGACTAGTGATGCGAGAGAATGGGGCTTGGGTGGATTGTGCCAGAGAGGAGGAATTTCGGAAGTGACCTCTCGCCTCTTCGAATTTACTCGATTGTGTTATAAGCGCTGACTTTGGACGTGCAGCTCTGGGCGCAGGAGATGGCGAGGGTGATGGGGATGGAGATGCACGGCTGAACGGGTTCGCACGCTTTGGCGAGCCATTTAACTGTGATGGAAGCATATCGTCGTTAATTCAATAGGTCATCATTCAAGTGTTTAGTCAAAGTCGTATAAC carries:
- a CDS encoding myosin class II heavy chain gives rise to the protein MLPSQLNGSPKRANPFSRASPSPSPSPSPAPRAARPKSALITQSSKFEEARGHFRNSSSLAQSTQAPFSRITSRQRSNSLRNDVTSGTFAPEFIKSEELQRGADQIRGLEGDNDFSGNKYVWLRDPEKAFIRGLILEERANGKLLVQSDDGEQREVDADQIDKVNPAKFDKADDMAELTHLNEGSVVHNLHTRYQADMIYTYSGLFLVTVNPYCPLPIYSNEYVKMYKGRSREETRPHIFAMADEAFRNLVEEGENQSILVTGESGAGKTENTKKVIQYLAAVATSDTPHARSGTKQLSILSQQILRANPILEAFGNAQTVRNNNSSRFGKFIRIEFTRSGQISGAWIDWYLLEKSRVVKPNSQERNYHIFYQLLRGADPALRESLLLSGLGIGDFAYTRDGNDSIIGVSDDEEWNALLEAFHIMDFSEDEQMHILRTISAVLHLGNVAIVKESLRADQAALGPDALRSVEKACQLLGIPSKPFVKGLLHPRVKAGREWVEKVQTPEQVRLALDALAKGIYERSFGNLVNRINQRLDRSATTSDDSYFIGVLDIAGFEIFQNNSFEQLCINYTNEKLQQFFNHHMFVLEQEEYAKEQIEWQFIDFGKDLQPTIDLIELTNPIGIFSCLDEDCVMPKATDKSFTEKLHSLWDRKSPKYRASRLSQGFILTHYASEVEYDTNGWLEKNKDPLNDNVTRLLAASTDRHVANLFSDCGDPDDEADYSKSRVKKGLFRTVAQRHKEQLSSLMSSLNSTHPHFVRCIIPNHKKRPKMFNAPLVLDQLRCNGVLEGIRIARTGFPNRLSFAEFRQRYEVLCRNVSKGYLDGQSIAQMMLDKLGLDPTWYRVGRTKVFFRAGVLAELEEKRDELIRSIMTRFQSMARGFVQRRISNKRLYRAEATRIIQQNFGVYLKLKANPWWRLFSRMKPLLGETRTANEVKKRDEKIQQLETKAKQDLADRQKLDEERRRTEIEIQKIQQTLESERALALDKEEIFKRLQMREVELSEKLAGAIADQESLEDQLDELIAAKKRCDEELHTRITQLEQAGEIIQRFEAEKHEMQAHLEEIDRRLLEAEQISAQKDGNIKELDQELKMLQSHLTLKDRKVQELEAKLLKVDQDLDIKLANTSKELDQSKKQVKDLIDENRSIRQQISDLSVTSTGYEEMLRRKESEMAVLRNDVRRHEEDKQQLETERTSLSTRHDNMQKRLRELQAETDAMRSEKAHLERELTDVKKLLDEKISEDAEAVESRKLLEQQIHDLKEQLFQAQADLSRERQSRDDVQMLAEHNLTELRDKYTSLNDSKIIIEKEMYIQQDTLRRATEARLAAEQSRKELQTELIKLRDRFTSVENARLNAEAEIERNIKNQANERLDSVRKDLDEKSRQVDEIEAERERLSIRVQELTNAIAESDNFRIRHDQHKERLERELVTLKGRLTASENDNRALLTKIQQKNLDIARSNSKASENSRLRVTTLQREKAKLEEDSKKLSRQLGDLQLTITSLEKQKEKLSLSLEDLNHEANRERKACRNAEKAASTANLQLAEANRNLETERQLRTQAQANTRKLQTSLDTANKEIEGLHRQLMLLHKVVDPDSDRSPESWEEVQPDLSQKVDLAQLLDTTRAQLQVTEEKYNRAESQLAEMRRRHGDEMRELDARYSSSKRALLEEIDQNQVAGNRTPTHLRKDSENGIAKKYNTPTTPNRRFNFNENANDSARSDRTVDTVGYQKRMDMAAELEELQNKLQMSEMQNKHLQSQIQLANPLGDMRQDESPSVRRMQLLERENGRLHDQLDDSAKKVSALERSIHLGDLSLRDVQAKSHEELYDLINSQEQSRRSLLKVHNEAIAEFSDMKAQLEKLKRSKATLEVELRDSRSEAQELQLAKDQDAASRNQLLQEFADLQIRLDAETSKSADLAASQSLYKTRADEYFSKLEQAEVTVLKATRAEQFAKAQAQEAEDTCARIMSERKEMDSLVEDLQRQTQALEARMEDQAAELEGALQSKQRLQNELEDYRNQRAIDIEDKETSMEQTRQKYQREFSTLNNELEMEREKILKVRGENSRLREELEDLRSKWDNEVLNSSTWAKEKSRMEVMLQDVTTSRDEAVNAHNEAQSRVVTLLSQVRDLRTSVDDVTAERDMLLKEKKMLEVRLTEAGERLEELAKGESPSMRNAASMNRELLELKSKLAQQEDVSAAAVGKMRRADALVTEIQKEITAEREANAQLFKDKATLEKQLKESQLRCVDLETKSYSSGSQDVKFLHKRIKDLEAHLEEQEAKHSSEQRSLRNVDRTVKDLQSQIERREKINAQLTDDVNKARDKIDRLLRNIEELQHNDTDTQLQVRRAERELREEKEKSLRLERELQGWRALRLERGRGHVTFSDVGSRRGSNGFSSSDIPQRMPSNTKGFL